In the Micromonospora narathiwatensis genome, one interval contains:
- a CDS encoding ABC transporter ATP-binding protein: MNLARADQVSRRYGEVLALDGVDLTVRTGELVGLLGPNGAGKSTLINLLVGVRRPTAGRVELFGGDPRDPASRRQLGVTPQETGLPATLRVGEVIDFVSRHFPDPIPAGELLDRFGLGDQVKRQTGGLSGGQRRRLAVALAFVGRPRLVVLDEPTTGLDVEARHALWEAIRGFHADGGTVLLSSHYLEEVEALAQRVVVLGHGRVLADDTVEAIRGIVGVRRVSLVADDLPPLPGVVATEHAEGRTHLLTTDADQLVRDLVIAGVAFRDLEVRPTSLEEAFLAITAPDRPTAAAV, encoded by the coding sequence ATGAACCTGGCCCGCGCCGACCAGGTCAGCCGCCGCTACGGCGAGGTGCTGGCCCTGGACGGGGTCGACCTGACCGTGCGCACCGGGGAACTGGTCGGCCTGCTCGGCCCCAACGGCGCCGGCAAGAGCACACTGATCAACCTGCTGGTCGGGGTACGCCGTCCCACCGCCGGCCGGGTGGAGCTGTTCGGCGGCGACCCGCGCGACCCGGCCAGCCGGCGGCAGCTCGGGGTCACCCCGCAGGAGACCGGCCTGCCCGCCACGCTCCGGGTCGGCGAGGTGATCGATTTCGTCTCCCGGCACTTTCCCGACCCGATCCCCGCGGGCGAGCTGCTCGACCGGTTCGGCCTCGGCGACCAGGTCAAACGCCAGACCGGTGGCCTCTCCGGCGGGCAGCGCCGCCGGCTCGCGGTGGCCCTCGCCTTCGTCGGCCGGCCCCGGCTGGTCGTCCTCGACGAGCCGACCACCGGGCTGGACGTCGAGGCGCGGCACGCGCTCTGGGAGGCGATCCGCGGCTTCCACGCCGACGGCGGGACCGTGCTGCTGAGCAGCCACTACCTGGAGGAGGTGGAGGCCCTCGCCCAGCGGGTGGTGGTGCTGGGGCACGGGCGGGTGCTCGCCGACGACACCGTCGAGGCGATCCGGGGCATCGTCGGCGTACGCCGGGTCAGCCTGGTCGCCGACGACCTGCCGCCGCTGCCCGGGGTGGTCGCCACCGAGCACGCCGAGGGGCGTACCCACCTGCTCACCACGGACGCCGACCAGCTCGTCCGCGACCTGGTCATCGCCGGGGTGGCGTTCCGGGACCTGGAGGTCCGGCCCACCTCGCTGGAGGAGGCGTTCCTCGCCATCACCGCCCCCGACCGGCCCACCGCCGCCGCCGTCTAG
- a CDS encoding HelD family protein yields MTLHAQEQTLDAALAAERAHLDTSRAALRRMRERAEALFATGDKVAGDAYTAEQLGRHMARRVKELADDPTTPLFFGRLDFGEADPDHAGREYHVGRRHVTDDLGEPLVLDWRAPVSRSFYRASARDPQGVAVRRRFGFSSGLLTSFEDEHLDRGEELGTASRILTAEIERPRVGPMRDIVATIQPEQDELVRADLADSICVQGAPGTGKTAVGLHRAAYLLYLHRERLRRSGVLIVGPNRAFLSYIAAVLPALGEVEVEQATVEDLVARVPVRAAEDSAVAALKHDVRMAEVLRRAVDAHIGTPTEPIMVSDGSFRWRIGLDPLHRVVDETRREGLPYATGRERVRARAVGLLQRQSEARRAESPSDAWLRRMGKAKPVTAFLDAVWPALTPEGLLHTLLTDADALAGAADGLLTTEEQELLRSGKVGRTPKATRWTAADAVLIDEAAGLIERPGGFGHVVVDEAQDLSPMQCRAIARRSEHGSITLLGDLAQGTAPWAATDWRESLAHLGKPGATVVPLSVGFRVPAAVVAFANRLLPALAVDVPPAESLRRDGTLDVRTVEELTAATVAEVRAALAHDGSVGVIAADDAVDRLRAALDAAGVETATADDVEAAARVTVVPATLVKGLEYDHVVVVEPAAIVAAEPRGLHRLYVVLTRAVSRLSVLHRDPLPGPLAG; encoded by the coding sequence ATGACCCTGCACGCCCAAGAACAGACCCTGGACGCCGCGCTCGCCGCCGAGCGCGCGCACCTGGACACCTCCCGTGCCGCGCTGCGCCGGATGCGCGAGCGCGCCGAGGCACTCTTCGCCACCGGCGACAAGGTCGCCGGTGACGCGTACACCGCCGAACAGCTGGGCCGGCACATGGCCCGGCGGGTCAAGGAACTGGCCGACGACCCGACCACCCCGCTCTTCTTCGGCCGGCTCGACTTCGGGGAGGCCGATCCGGATCACGCCGGGCGCGAATACCACGTCGGGCGCCGGCACGTCACCGACGACCTCGGCGAGCCGCTGGTGCTGGACTGGCGGGCCCCGGTCTCCCGGTCGTTCTACCGGGCCAGCGCCCGCGACCCGCAGGGGGTCGCCGTCCGGCGCCGGTTCGGGTTCAGCTCCGGCCTGCTGACCAGCTTCGAGGACGAGCACCTGGACCGGGGCGAGGAACTGGGCACGGCCAGCCGGATCCTCACCGCCGAGATCGAGCGCCCCCGCGTCGGCCCGATGCGGGACATCGTCGCCACCATCCAGCCCGAACAGGACGAGCTGGTCCGGGCCGACCTGGCCGACTCGATCTGCGTGCAGGGCGCGCCAGGCACCGGCAAGACCGCGGTCGGGCTGCACCGCGCCGCGTACCTGCTCTACCTGCACCGGGAACGGCTGCGCCGGTCGGGGGTGCTGATCGTCGGACCGAACCGGGCGTTCCTGTCGTACATCGCCGCGGTGCTGCCGGCGCTCGGTGAGGTCGAGGTCGAGCAGGCCACGGTGGAGGACCTGGTCGCCCGGGTGCCGGTACGCGCGGCCGAAGACTCGGCCGTCGCCGCCCTGAAGCACGACGTCCGGATGGCCGAGGTGCTGCGCCGCGCCGTCGACGCCCACATCGGTACGCCCACCGAGCCGATCATGGTGTCGGACGGCTCGTTCCGCTGGCGGATCGGCCTCGATCCGCTGCACCGGGTGGTCGACGAGACCCGCCGCGAGGGGCTGCCGTACGCCACCGGCCGGGAGCGCGTCCGGGCCCGGGCGGTGGGGCTGCTGCAACGACAGTCCGAGGCCCGCCGGGCGGAGTCGCCCAGTGACGCCTGGCTGCGCCGGATGGGCAAGGCCAAGCCGGTCACCGCCTTCCTCGACGCGGTCTGGCCGGCGCTCACCCCGGAAGGGCTGCTGCACACGCTGCTCACCGACGCCGACGCGCTCGCCGGCGCCGCCGACGGGCTGCTCACCACCGAGGAGCAGGAGCTGCTGCGCTCGGGCAAGGTGGGGCGTACCCCGAAGGCGACGCGGTGGACCGCCGCGGACGCCGTGCTGATCGACGAGGCGGCCGGGCTGATCGAGCGGCCCGGCGGCTTCGGGCACGTGGTGGTCGACGAGGCGCAGGACCTCTCCCCGATGCAGTGCCGGGCCATCGCCCGCCGCAGCGAGCACGGCTCGATCACCCTGCTCGGCGACCTGGCCCAGGGCACCGCGCCGTGGGCGGCCACCGACTGGCGGGAGTCCCTGGCCCACCTGGGCAAGCCGGGCGCGACCGTGGTGCCGCTGAGCGTCGGCTTCCGGGTGCCCGCGGCGGTGGTCGCGTTCGCCAACCGGCTGCTGCCCGCACTCGCCGTCGACGTACCCCCGGCCGAGTCGCTGCGCCGCGACGGGACGCTGGACGTGCGTACCGTCGAGGAGTTGACGGCGGCGACGGTGGCCGAGGTGCGCGCGGCGCTCGCGCACGACGGCTCGGTCGGCGTGATCGCCGCCGACGACGCGGTCGACCGGCTCCGCGCGGCGCTCGACGCCGCCGGCGTCGAGACCGCGACCGCCGACGACGTCGAGGCCGCGGCACGCGTCACCGTCGTCCCGGCGACCCTGGTCAAGGGCCTGGAGTACGACCACGTGGTGGTCGTCGAGCCGGCCGCGATCGTGGCCGCCGAGCCGCGCGGCCTGCACCGCCTCTACGTGGTCCTGACCCGGGCGGTCTCCCGGCTCTCGGTGCTGCACCGGGATCCGCTGCCCGGCCCCCTGGCCGGCTGA
- a CDS encoding ArsR/SmtB family transcription factor, translating into MTEERPEPRRVTISDPQVMRALAHPARLAIMEHLSGLEGGATATECAEIAGLSPSATSYHLRALARYGLIEEAPSRGDARERVWQAFSPSYYVESGQDADSDARAAELALVEAHLARDNQRTRDWIRRAPEQPAEWYHAAWFSDTMLLLTAEELAGLNEAIQQLMSPYLRRYRRTDPPEGARSVAVQYRAMPLD; encoded by the coding sequence ATGACCGAGGAGCGTCCCGAGCCGCGCCGGGTGACCATCAGCGACCCGCAGGTGATGCGGGCGCTGGCCCACCCGGCCCGACTAGCGATCATGGAACATCTCAGCGGGCTGGAGGGTGGCGCGACCGCCACCGAGTGCGCCGAGATCGCCGGCCTCTCGCCGAGCGCGACCAGCTACCACCTGCGGGCGCTGGCGAGGTACGGGCTGATCGAGGAGGCCCCGAGCCGGGGTGACGCCCGGGAGCGGGTCTGGCAGGCGTTCAGCCCGTCGTACTACGTCGAGTCGGGGCAGGACGCCGATTCCGACGCGCGGGCCGCCGAGTTGGCGCTGGTCGAGGCGCACCTGGCCCGGGACAACCAGCGCACCCGGGACTGGATCCGCAGGGCGCCGGAGCAGCCGGCCGAGTGGTATCACGCCGCCTGGTTCAGCGACACCATGCTGCTGCTCACCGCCGAGGAGTTGGCCGGCCTCAACGAGGCGATCCAGCAGTTGATGAGCCCCTACCTGCGCCGATACCGGAGGACCGATCCGCCGGAGGGCGCCCGGTCCGTCGCCGTGCAGTACCGGGCGATGCCCCTGGACTGA
- a CDS encoding MFS transporter: MSFTPGTSRWSDVWLATAARGVSSCGDFLAASALTLALQSAGAGGLAVSGLLLAATLPLVVLAPLTGRLADRVDSRLLLVVAGFAQAGICLALAYAGHPALVIALVALLAAGLALTQPVLSALVPVMVRAEDLPRAGALVQTAGTLGALAGPALAGLLVGGFGARVPLLVDAASYLALVAAGLLIRTRRGGRRSGPAAGGAATPPPTWRLRRDPLLVVMVGSLAAVIAAVGAINVIEVFFIRETLGSSTTVYGLVTGSWTLGIVIGGWIFARMARRLADDGALLGAGLALLGGCCLAVLASAAVPAAWLLVPIWLAGGVGNGGDNVFNNLLLARRVPDAARGRAFAVFGAAVQGAGMAGYLAGGLLLEVAAPRPLVAGCGVVGVLVVIAVALPVRRAVRAERATAALPVPAGPVGGGGGPEPATSGRDRVAAERGAELATQLPTR, encoded by the coding sequence ATGTCCTTCACACCTGGTACGTCGCGCTGGTCGGACGTCTGGCTCGCCACCGCCGCCCGGGGCGTCTCCAGCTGCGGGGACTTCCTCGCCGCGAGCGCCCTGACGCTGGCCCTGCAGTCCGCCGGGGCGGGCGGTCTCGCCGTCTCCGGGCTGCTGCTCGCCGCCACCCTGCCGCTGGTGGTGCTCGCCCCGCTGACCGGCCGGCTCGCCGACCGGGTGGACAGCCGGCTGCTGCTGGTGGTCGCCGGGTTCGCCCAGGCCGGGATCTGCCTCGCCCTCGCGTACGCCGGGCATCCGGCGCTGGTCATCGCCCTGGTGGCGCTGCTCGCGGCCGGGCTCGCGCTGACCCAGCCGGTGCTCTCCGCGCTGGTGCCGGTCATGGTCCGGGCCGAGGACCTGCCCCGGGCGGGCGCGCTCGTCCAGACCGCCGGCACCCTCGGCGCGCTCGCCGGCCCGGCGCTGGCCGGGCTGCTGGTCGGGGGATTCGGTGCCCGGGTGCCGCTGCTCGTCGACGCCGCCAGCTATCTCGCGCTGGTCGCGGCCGGGCTGCTCATCCGTACCCGCCGAGGTGGCCGGCGGTCCGGGCCGGCGGCCGGCGGCGCGGCCACCCCGCCGCCGACCTGGCGGCTGCGACGCGACCCGCTGCTGGTCGTCATGGTCGGCAGCCTCGCCGCGGTGATCGCCGCGGTCGGCGCGATCAACGTGATCGAGGTCTTCTTCATCCGGGAGACCCTGGGCAGCTCCACCACGGTGTACGGCCTGGTGACCGGCTCCTGGACGCTGGGCATCGTGATCGGCGGCTGGATCTTCGCCCGGATGGCCCGGCGCCTCGCCGACGACGGCGCGCTGCTCGGGGCCGGGCTGGCCCTGCTCGGCGGCTGCTGCCTGGCCGTCCTGGCCTCGGCGGCGGTGCCGGCCGCCTGGCTGCTCGTGCCGATCTGGCTGGCCGGCGGGGTGGGCAACGGCGGTGACAACGTCTTCAACAACCTGCTGCTGGCCCGGCGGGTCCCCGACGCGGCCCGGGGCCGGGCCTTCGCGGTCTTCGGGGCCGCGGTCCAGGGCGCCGGGATGGCCGGCTACCTGGCCGGTGGCCTGCTGCTGGAGGTGGCCGCGCCGCGACCGCTGGTCGCCGGCTGCGGGGTGGTCGGGGTGCTGGTGGTGATCGCGGTGGCACTGCCGGTCCGCCGGGCGGTACGCGCCGAGCGCGCGACGGCGGCTCTCCCCGTGCCGGCGGGCCCGGTGGGCGGGGGCGGCGGACCCGAGCCGGCCACCTCCGGTCGGGACCGGGTAGCCGCGGAGCGCGGTGCGGAGTTGGCCACTCAACTGCCCACCCGGTGA
- a CDS encoding menaquinone biosynthetic enzyme MqnA/MqnD family protein gives MADRIARPRVGHIQFLNCLPIYWGLMRSGALIDVDLHKDSPDRLSAALVAGDLDIGPISHVEYLRHADELLLLPDLAVGSDGPVLSVNVVSTKPLAELDGGRVALGSTSRTGVLLARMLLGERYGVRPEYFRCPPELTQMLLEAEAGVLIGDVALRALYEAPRKGLQVTDLGQAWRDWTGLPMVFAVWAVRRDFAAAHPGLVKEVHEAFLRSRDLCLAELDQVAEAAARWEPFDAATLATYFRTLDFSLGERQVAGLREFARRAAAMGEAPALPANGPELFAS, from the coding sequence ATGGCCGACCGTATCGCCCGCCCCCGGGTGGGGCACATCCAGTTCCTCAACTGCCTGCCGATCTACTGGGGGCTGATGCGGTCCGGCGCGCTGATCGACGTCGACCTGCACAAGGACTCGCCGGACCGGCTGAGCGCCGCGCTGGTCGCCGGTGACCTGGACATCGGCCCGATCTCGCACGTGGAGTACCTGCGGCACGCCGACGAGCTGCTGCTCCTGCCGGACCTGGCGGTCGGCAGCGACGGCCCGGTGCTCTCGGTCAACGTGGTCTCCACCAAGCCCCTCGCCGAGCTGGACGGGGGTCGGGTCGCGCTCGGCTCGACCTCGCGTACCGGGGTGCTCCTGGCCCGGATGCTGCTCGGCGAGCGGTACGGCGTGCGGCCGGAGTACTTCCGCTGCCCGCCGGAGCTGACCCAGATGCTGCTGGAGGCCGAGGCCGGCGTGCTGATCGGCGACGTGGCGCTGCGGGCGCTCTACGAGGCGCCCCGCAAGGGCCTCCAGGTGACCGACCTCGGGCAGGCCTGGCGGGACTGGACCGGGCTGCCGATGGTCTTCGCCGTCTGGGCGGTACGCCGGGACTTCGCCGCCGCCCACCCCGGCCTGGTCAAGGAGGTGCACGAGGCGTTCCTGCGTTCGCGCGACCTCTGCCTGGCCGAGCTGGACCAGGTGGCCGAGGCGGCGGCCCGCTGGGAGCCGTTCGACGCGGCGACGCTGGCGACGTACTTCCGTACCCTCGACTTCTCGCTCGGCGAGCGGCAGGTGGCCGGGCTGCGCGAGTTCGCGCGGCGGGCCGCCGCGATGGGCGAGGCGCCCGCGCTGCCCGCGAACGGGCCGGAGCTCTTCGCCAGCTGA
- a CDS encoding AfsR/SARP family transcriptional regulator, whose product MSSHRGAAGYGLMAPVEKLDLLSFRRAAREGRVQLRLGAIQQAAAAFSGALDLWPGSATLEPGLPGGRLVAALADLEDQRAAVVEDLARVRLALGEAGCVVVDMAEHTLWHPLREPGWEVLMQARYLCNDTPGALAAFERLRRILRAELGIDPHPSVQRLRLAILRGESISSFVTSSSGSIARPPDVATEGRDMRTTCGLDGG is encoded by the coding sequence GTGAGCAGTCATCGCGGCGCTGCTGGCTATGGCCTGATGGCGCCGGTGGAAAAACTGGACTTGCTTTCCTTTAGGCGAGCGGCCCGGGAGGGGCGTGTTCAGTTGCGGCTTGGCGCAATTCAGCAGGCGGCAGCTGCCTTCTCTGGTGCTCTCGACCTCTGGCCCGGGTCCGCGACCCTGGAGCCGGGTCTACCTGGTGGTCGCCTCGTCGCCGCGTTAGCCGATCTTGAGGACCAGCGCGCGGCGGTCGTGGAAGACCTGGCTCGGGTACGGCTGGCACTCGGCGAAGCGGGATGCGTGGTGGTGGACATGGCGGAGCACACGCTGTGGCACCCGCTGCGGGAGCCTGGATGGGAAGTCCTCATGCAGGCGCGTTATCTCTGCAACGACACCCCGGGCGCGCTGGCTGCATTCGAGCGATTGCGGCGGATCCTTCGTGCCGAGTTGGGCATCGACCCTCATCCGTCGGTACAGCGGCTGCGCCTGGCGATCCTTCGCGGCGAGTCGATCTCGTCGTTTGTCACGTCCAGCTCGGGTTCGATCGCCCGGCCCCCTGACGTCGCTACCGAAGGTCGCGATATGCGGACCACATGCGGGCTCGATGGAGGCTGA